From a region of the Zingiber officinale cultivar Zhangliang chromosome 10B, Zo_v1.1, whole genome shotgun sequence genome:
- the LOC122030112 gene encoding WRKY transcription factor WRKY51-like has product MAVDLMRYSKIDNQIAIQEAASAGIRSMEHLIQQLSLQQQQQQPLDCHEIAGHAVSKFKKVISILNRTGHARFRRGPTAPPQPPLPEPSPPAATKTIALAPIPLSVKPPNHPLSLLPPPQSLTLDFTKPVTASARECFSMSTPMPSATSSFVSSVTGDGSVSNCTLGPSSLLHPLSAASAGKPPISSTNKRRCHEHDQTQSEQVAGKYAVPGARCHCSKRRKLRVKHTIRVPAADLKAANIPAGDEYSWRKYGQKPIKGSPYPRGYYKCSTLRGCPARKHVERAPDDPSMLIVTYEGEHRHTPSACIPISGAAAM; this is encoded by the exons ATGGCCGTCGATCTGATGAGATATTCCAAGATAGACAACCAGATCGCCATCCAGGAAGCAGCCTCCGCCGGCATCCGCTCCATGGAGCATCTGATCCAGCAACTTTCGctccagcagcagcagcagcaaccgCTCGACTGCCACGAGATCGCTGGTCACGCCGTCTCCAAATTCAAAAAGGTCATCTCCATCCTCAACCGCACTGGCCACGCTCGCTTCCGCCGAGGCCCCACTGCGCCGCCGCAGCCTCCTCTGCCGGAACCGTCTCCACCCGCAGCCACGAAGACGATTGCTCTTGCTCCGATCCCGCTCAGCGTCAAGCCCCCAAACCACCCGCTCTCGCTCCTGCCTCCGCCGCAGTCGTTGACGTTAGACTTCACGAAGCCGGTCACCGCCTCGGCTAGGGAGTGCTTCAGCATGTCGACACCGATGCCGTCCGCCACGTCGTCGTTCGTGTCGTCCGTCACAGGTGACGGCAGCGTGTCGAACTGTACGCTCGGACCGTCCTCTCTCCTCCACCCTCTCTCTGCTGCATCGGCTGGGAAGCCGCCTATCTCATCCACGAATAAGCGGAGGTGCCACGAGCACGACCAGACCCAATCGGAGCAAGTAGCTGGAAAATACGCTGTTCCCGGTGCTCGTTGCCACTGCTCCAAGCGAAG GAAACTGCGTGTTAAACACACGATCCGCGTGCCTGCGGCTGATTTGAAGGCGGCGAATATCCCAGCCGGCGACGAGTACTCGTGGCGCAAATACGGGCAGAAGCCCATCAAGGGATCCCCATATCCAAG GGGTTACTACAAGTGCAGCACCCTGCGTGGCTGCCCTGCGAGGAAGCACGTCGAGCGTGCGCCGGATGACCCCTCGATGCTCATCGTCACGTACGAAGGAGAGCACCGCCACACTCCCTCCGCCTGCATCCCGATCTCTGGAGCCGCCGCAATGTGA
- the LOC122030293 gene encoding DEAD-box ATP-dependent RNA helicase 16-like isoform X2, producing the protein MSSKKSKKQARHKVDGEFGGVRRIDFKNVFTVINFDMPENSAGYIHRIGRTGRAFNTGVSVSLVINFDMPENSAGYIHRIGRTGRAFNTGVSVSLVSLGEDAALKADELYTVVQTFKILE; encoded by the exons ATGTCATCAAAGAAATCTAAAAAACAAGCAAGGCACAAAGTAGATGGAGAGTTTGGAGGTGTCAGACGAATTGACTTCAAGAATGTATTTACG GTAATCAATTTTGACATGCCAGAAAACTCTGCTGGATACATTCACAGGATTGGACGAACAGGAAGAGCATTTAACACTGGTGTATCTGTCTCCCTT GTAATCAATTTTGACATGCCAGAAAACTCTGCTGGATACATTCACAGGATTGGACGAACAGGAAGAGCATTTAACACTGGTGTATCTGTCTCCCTT GTATCCTTAGGAGAGGATGCTGCCTTGAAAGCAGATGAACTATATACAGTGGTTCAGACATTTAAAATATTAGAGTGA
- the LOC122030293 gene encoding DEAD-box ATP-dependent RNA helicase 16-like isoform X1 codes for MSSKKSKKQARHKVDGEFGGVRRIDFKNVFTVINFDMPENSAGYIHRIGRTGRAFNTGVSVSLVINFDMPENSAGYIHRIGRTGRAFNTGVSVSLQVSLGEDAALKADELYTVVQTFKILE; via the exons ATGTCATCAAAGAAATCTAAAAAACAAGCAAGGCACAAAGTAGATGGAGAGTTTGGAGGTGTCAGACGAATTGACTTCAAGAATGTATTTACG GTAATCAATTTTGACATGCCAGAAAACTCTGCTGGATACATTCACAGGATTGGACGAACAGGAAGAGCATTTAACACTGGTGTATCTGTCTCCCTT GTAATCAATTTTGACATGCCAGAAAACTCTGCTGGATACATTCACAGGATTGGACGAACAGGAAGAGCATTTAACACTGGTGTATCTGTCTCCCTT CAGGTATCCTTAGGAGAGGATGCTGCCTTGAAAGCAGATGAACTATATACAGTGGTTCAGACATTTAAAATATTAGAGTGA
- the LOC122030293 gene encoding DEAD-box ATP-dependent RNA helicase 16-like isoform X3, producing MSSKKSKKQARHKVDGEFGGVRRIDFKNVFTVINFDMPENSAGYIHRIGRTGRAFNTGVSVSLKTLLDTFTGLDEQEEHLTLVYLSPFRYP from the exons ATGTCATCAAAGAAATCTAAAAAACAAGCAAGGCACAAAGTAGATGGAGAGTTTGGAGGTGTCAGACGAATTGACTTCAAGAATGTATTTACG GTAATCAATTTTGACATGCCAGAAAACTCTGCTGGATACATTCACAGGATTGGACGAACAGGAAGAGCATTTAACACTGGTGTATCTGTCTCCCTT AAAACTCTGCTGGATACATTCACAGGATTGGACGAACAGGAAGAGCATTTAACACTGGTGTATCTGTCTCCCTT CAGGTATCCTTAG
- the LOC122030293 gene encoding DEAD-box ATP-dependent RNA helicase 16-like isoform X4, protein MSSKKSKKQARHKVDGEFGGVRRIDFKNVFTVINFDMPENSAGYIHRIGRTGRAFNTGVSVSLKTLLDTFTGLDEQEEHLTLVYLSPLYP, encoded by the exons ATGTCATCAAAGAAATCTAAAAAACAAGCAAGGCACAAAGTAGATGGAGAGTTTGGAGGTGTCAGACGAATTGACTTCAAGAATGTATTTACG GTAATCAATTTTGACATGCCAGAAAACTCTGCTGGATACATTCACAGGATTGGACGAACAGGAAGAGCATTTAACACTGGTGTATCTGTCTCCCTT AAAACTCTGCTGGATACATTCACAGGATTGGACGAACAGGAAGAGCATTTAACACTGGTGTATCTGTCTCCCTT GTATCCTTAG